In Bacteroides cellulosilyticus, the genomic stretch TAACAATCATTTAATATCAATTTAATTATGATGAAAAAGTCAATACTTATTGCCACTTTAGGCTTATTGAGTTTCAATGTGTCAGCACAGGACACTCCGAAAGCGGAAGAAGGCTTCATCTTCACAACCGTTAAAGAAAACCCGATTACTTCCGTTAAAAACCAAAACCGTTCCAGCACATGCTGGAGTTTTTCGGCTCTTGGTTTCCTTGAAAGCGAATTGCTGCGTATGGGCAAAGGCGAATATGATTTATCTGAAATGTTTGTGGTACACCACACCATGATGGACCGCGGCGTGAACTACGTACGCTATCACGGTGACAGTTCTTTCTCACCCGGTGGAAGCTTCTACGACATCATGTTCTGCCTGAGAAACTACGGTCTTGTTCCGCAGGAAGCTATGCCGGGCATCATGTACGGTGACACATTGCCGGTACACAACGAGTTGGATGCCGTGGCCGGTGCTTACGTAAACGCTATTGCCAAAGGCAAACTGACCAAACTGACTCCGGTATGGAAGAAAGGCCTGTGCTCTATCTATGATACTTACCTCGGCAAGTGCCCCGAAAGCTTCACTTACAAAGGAAAAGAATATACTCCGAAGACATTTGCCGAATCCCTCGGAATCAATCCGGACGATTACATATCTCTGACTTCATTTACCCACCATCCATTCTACACTCAGATGAACATCGAAATCCAGGACAATTGGCGCAACGGCCTTTCTTATAACCTGCCTTTGATGGAATTCATGTCTGTTATCGACAATGCCGTTAACAACGGTTACACTGTAGCTTGGGGTAGCGACGTCAGCGAAAGCGGTTTCACTCGTGACGGTATCGCCGTTATGCCCGACGCGGATCGTGGTGCCGAACTCACCGGTTCTGACATGGCACGCTGGACAGGTCTTACAGCTGCCGACAAACGCAAAGAACTGACTTCCCGTCCATTACCGGAAATCACCGTAACTCAGGAAATGCGCCAAACAGCATTCGACAATTGGGAAACTACCGATGACCACGGTATGCTTATCTACGGTATAGCCAAAGATCAGAACGGCAAAGAATACTATATGGTGAAAAACTCCTGGGGTACTAACAACAAATACAAAGGTATTTGGTATGCTTCTAAACCTTTCGTTGCTTACAAGACTATCAACATCCTGGTACACAAAGATGCAGTGCCCAAGGCGCTGTTGAAGAAGCTGGGAGTTAAATAAAGTATGAAGTATGAAATATGAAGTATTAAGTATGAAGTATTAAATATGAAGTATGAAGTATGAAGTATTGAAGCTGCGCTGTAAAGCAACACACTTAATACTTAATACTTCATACTTAATACTTCTCTTTCATTTCATCATCCTACTATTAATATATTCCGTAAACTGATCCTTATAATTCTCTCCTACCGGAATATAAGTCTCTCCAAAAACGATGCGCAGGCGAGAAACTTCCGTTATCTTTTTCAAATTGACAATATAAGAACGATGTACCCGCATAAACTGAGAGGGAGGCAAAGTTTCTTCCAGACGCTTCATGCTGAGTAAAGGCATAATGGGCTTAGCCTCTCCTTCTACAAAGATACGTACGTATTCACTCATTCCTTCAATATATTTAATATCTGCCAGGTTGATACGCGTAACGCGGTAATCACTCTTCACAAACAGAGTACCGTCATTGAAAGAAAGTTCGGACGGGGCTGACGGTGGAGCAACTGTTCCATGACCTTTAGTACGAAATTCCCACCATTTATACGCTTTATCCACCGCCTTCAGGAAGTCTTGAAAGCCAAACGGTTTCAGCAGATAATCCAGTGCATCTACTTTGAAGCCTTCGACGGCATACTCCGAATAAGCTGTTGTGAAGATAACCAACGGCTTTTCCGTCAGGGAACGTACAAAGTCCATCCCATTCAGATCGGGCATATTGATATCGACAAACATCAGATCAATCTTTTGTGCGGAAAGAACACTCATAGCATCGAAAGCGTCTTGGCAGGAAGCTACAAGATTCAGAAAAGGTACACGGGAGATATATCCCGTCAGTTGGGTAAGAGCCAACGGCTCATCATCAATAGCTATACAATTTATCATAATATACCTCCATTCTGTATTAACTCACCGGCACAAGCAACTGCACATCAAAGCAATCGGCCGTATCATCAATAGATAGTTTATAACGCTCACCGAACAACAGACGCAAACGCTTACGGATATTATCAAGACCGATACCGTGGTGCTGATCTTCGGACCTATAATAATTACTGTTGGAACAAACGAAATGAATTTCCTCTCCCACCACCTGCAAACAGACTGATACGAATGAAGCATGCTGATAACTGACACCATGCTTAAAAGCATTCTCTACAAACGAAACAAACAATAGGGGCGGTACTTGTACTTCGCCCGTATCCGTAGGAAAAGATACATCTATCCGCACTTTATCCGTATAGCGGATGCGCATCAACTCTATATAATGATTGAGGAACTGCAACTCCTTGGAAAGCGATATCAAGCGGTTATTCGATTCATAAAGCACATAGCGCATTAACCGTGAAAGCTCGACAATGGTTTGTTTGGCCTTCTCCGTATCAATATCCACCAATGCATGTATATTATTGAGAGTATTCATGAAGAAGTGCGGATTTATCTGGTATTTCAGATAATCCAACTCCGTCTGAAGATTGTTATGCTCCAGTTCTTTCATAGCCTCCCGATCGCATACTGACTTAAAAAACAGCTTAACAGCAATGTTGAAACTGAACATAAGCAAAGCTATCAGCATGCGCCCCAGAAAAGGTCCACGAAACAGGGGCACAAAGAAAGGCATCTCTTCGAAAGGCGGACGCGGGAAGTCAGAATGCCGAGGATCAGGACGTTCCCCCCGTACAGACGGCATATCCGGTCCCGAAGGCTTACCGGGAGCATCATGCTCTCTCGGTCCGGGACCTTCCTTTCCCCGGTCGCGCATTCTCTGTTCTATTTGCTGCCGCTTCATGACAGGACGACTGGGAGACACCATATCCACTACCCAGAAAGTGAACGTAGATAATAATATGGCAACTACTACATACACTACCACTTTCTGCTTCAGGAAAAGGAAAGGAGCAAGCACACGATTATTCAACAAGAAAAGGAAAAAGAATGGCAACACATTGAGCCATAAAATAAAAACTCCTTTCCATCGCATCACTTCCACCTTACCCGATAAAAGTTCGAAGAAATTGCTTACCACCGGCACCATCAGTACGATAAGCCACACAGCAATGTAGATCATCATTTCCGGCAGGTAACGTTTATAGGTAGCACGGGCAAACACTTTCTTCATGTTTTGTTTCCTTTTTAGAGATGTCATGGCAAATATAGCAGACTTTCGATTAACTAACAAAAGAAATAGACAAGGAGGAGCTTTTCATCTGAACCTGTTGTATAGATTCCACCAACAGTCAATCCATAGAATTCAGTACCTCCGGTCACCGAACCGCCTGTATAAATCGTATAAGTGGTGCCCGATGCCAACTTCGAACTGCTGAACAACAATGTCATTTGCGAATAAGCACGGGGAATAGTGTAAGACATCACCTGATCAGAACCTTGAATACTCAAAAGCGTACCTTTACTACCCGAACCGCCATAGATAACCGTGCGTTGTGTACAAACGCTGGACGTGGGAGTACTAGTGCCGCCACTGATTCCCAAGATAGTTCCTCCTGTTATCTTAAAAGTATTCTGATCGCAGTCAAATCCTTCCTCGGGAGATGTAGTACCGATAGAGACAATCGTACCACCGGTAATAGTCAGGGTACCGTTAGAATCGACACCATCATTTCCACTGCTGTAACAATAGATATTGCCACCGTTGATAACAATGCTTTTAGAAGCATTCATACAGTCATCATAAGTTTACTGTGACATGTGCTCCGTTTGTGGTTACTGTAACCCCACTCACAGAGCCTGTCACCGTTGCCAAACCATTAGCATATGCTATTTGTATGGAAGAAGCGAATGATGAATTCTCTATAAAGTCATCATATTCGTCATCATCCTTGTCGGTTATGATAGTTTCAGCTATTTCAACATATGAATTATCGGCTATATCTTCCCACGAAACATCAAAGTCAAGTAATGTACCCGAAGCATCCGAACTGCCTGAACTTCCACCGGGATTCGTTCCCCCATCCGTTCCGTTCTCTCCCCAATCATCAAAAGGACTATCAGCACTACACGCGACACACAAGCAGAAACACACTGCATAAATCCCTATTTTCTGTATTCGTTTCATTTCCATCATTTATTTATGTGACTAATAAATCATTCACTTAAAACTTAAACGTATATCCCGCACCTACTACGTGCCCGTTCGTCTCGTCATCATCTGCATGATTCTGATACCGATAGAAAAAATTGCAGGACCGAATATATCCAGCATTTCCGCTATATCCTTCAATGTTTCTTCTGTTATCATACCTGTTTCGTTTCTGCGACAAATGTAACCGCAGGAGTGAAACAAAGAAAATAGATTCAACCAACAAGTGATTTTTAACGATAAACACAATCAAAAACGATGTGTTTTTTCTACCCTCTTTTGCTCAAAACCGTTCTGTATGTGCATTTTTTGCCCGCATTTCTTGTCAGAACGAACAGTTTGACTAATTTTGCACGCTGATAATTAGTTAACCGGATAATTTCAGTAGCTGGACACCGTGTACCTCCTACTCCTATTCCCGGCGATGACACTCCAAAGAAATACTAATACTAATAATTAATAACATGAGTTTGAAAATCGTAGTATTGGCTAAACAAGTTCCCGACACACGTAATGTTGGGAAAGATGCCATGAAAGCCGACGGAACCATTAACCGTGCGGCACTCCCCGCCATCTTCAACCCCGAAGACTTGAACGCTCTTGAGCAAGCCCTCCGACTGAAAGATGCACATCCGGGCTCTACCGTAACCATCCTGACAATGGGACCGGGACGCGCAGCCGAAGTTATTCGTGAAGGAATGTTCCGCGGTGCCGACAACGGCTATCTGTTGACCGACCGTGCTTTTGCAGGTGCAGATACCCTTGCCACTTCGTACGCTCTTGCTACTGCCATCAGGAAGATAGGCGAATATGACATCATCATCGGCGGACGCCAGGCTATCGACGGTGACACGGCTCAAGTGGGTCCGCAAGTTGCTGAAAAGCTCGGTCTGACACAGATCACTTATGCCGAAGAAATTCTGAATGTGGAGAAAACTACCGGACGTGTTGTCGTGAAACGTCACATTGACGGTGGTGTGGAAACTGTAGAAGGCCCTCTGCCCATCGTTATTACTGTGAACGGAAGTGCAGCTCCCTGCCGCCCACGCAACGCTAAGCTGGTACAGAAGTACAAACGTGCTCTCGGTGCACAGGAAAAAGCTGCTATCACCAAAGAAGGCGCTACCCTGCCTTATGCCGACCTCTACGAGAAGTATCCTTATCTGAACATCACCGAATGGAGTGTGGCAGACGTGAACGGTGACCTGGCACAATGCGGTCTCAGCGGTTCGCCCACTAAAGTAAAAACCATTCAGAACATCTCTTTCCAAGCCAAAGAAAGCCGTACACTGACCGGAAGCGACCAGGATGTAGAAGATCTTATTGTTGAACTACTCGCCAATCATACGATTGGCTAAGCTACGAGCAACAAGCGACAAGCTACAAGTTGCTGCGCCATTATACTGAATAGCACTTGTAGCCCGTAGCTAGTAGCTAAAAACTAAAAGTTATGAATAACGTATTTGTATATTGTGAGCTTGAAGGCACCGTAGTTGCCGAAGTAAGTCTCGAACTCCTTACCAAAGGACGCAAGTTAGCTAACCAACTGGGCTGCCAACTGGAAGCCGTTGTTGCCGGTACTAACCTTGCTGGTATCGAAAAACAAGTATTACCTTTCGGCGTCGACCGTCTTCACATCTTCGACGCTCCGGGCTTGTTCCCCTATACTTCACTGCCCCACTCTTCCGTACTCATCAATTTGTTCAAGGAAGAAAAACCGCAGATCTGTCTGATGGGCGCCACTGTTATCGGTCGTGACCTCGGTCCGCGCGTTTCTTCTGCACTGACCAGCGGATTGACTGCCGACTGTACTTCACTGGAAATCGGTGAGCACGAAGATAAAAAAGCAGGTATGGTATATGAAAATCTGTTATATCAGATCCGTCCCGCCTTCGGTGGTAACATCGTGGCAACCATCGTCAACCCCGAACATCGCCCGCAGATGGCAACCGTTCGTGAAGGTGTGATGAAGAAAGAGATTCTTAATGACAAGTATCAGGGCGAAGTTATCAACCATGACGTTGCCAAATATGTACCGACTACAGACTATGTAGTAAAAGTAATCGACCGCCATGTAGAGAAAGCGAAACACAACCTGAAAGGTGCTCCTATCGTCGTAGCCGGTGGTTATGGTATGGGTAGCCGTGAAAACTTCGACATGCTGTTCGAACTGGCTAAAGAACTTCACGCTGAAGTAGGCGGCAGCCGCGCAGCTGTTGATGCTGGCTTCTGCGACCATGATCGTCAGATTGGCCAGACAGGTGTTACGGTACGTCCGAAATTATATATCGCCTGCGGTATCTCCGGACAAATCCAGCACATCGCCGGTATGCAGGAGAGCGGCATCATCATCTCTGTCAACAATGATGAGAATGCTCCGATTAATACCATCGCCGACTATGTAATTAATGGCACGGTGGAAGAAGTGATCCCGAAAATGATTAAGTACTACAAACAGAACAGTAAGTAAGCTATGGCTAATTTTTATACCGAAGTTCCTGAATTGAAGTTCCAACTGAACAACCCGATGATGGAACGTATCTGCGAGCTGAAAGAGCGCGGATACGAAGATAAAGACAAATTTGACTACGCTCCGCAGGACTACTCGGATGCGATGGACTCTTATGATAAGGTGCTTGAAATCACCGGAGAAATCACTGGAGAAATTATTAACCCGAACGCTGAAGGCGTGGACGAAGAAGGTCCTCACTGTGCCGACGGTCGCGTAGAATATGCCAGCGGTACGAGACAAAACCTCGATGCCATGGTGAAAGCCGGCCTGAACGGCATGACTATGCCCCGCCGCTTCGGTGGATTGAACTTCCCGATCACTCCGTATACCATGTGTGCTGAAATCGTGGCTGCTGCCGATGCCGGTTTTGGTAATATCTGGTCTTTGCAGGATTGTATCGAAACACTGTATGAATTCGGTAACGAAGATCAACACAGCCGTTTCATTCCACGTATCTGCGCCGGAGAAACCATGTCTATGGACTTGACAGAGCCTGATGCCGGTTCTGATTTACAGAGCGTAATGCTGAAAGCCACATTTGATGAAAAAGAAAATTGCTGGCGCCTGAATGGTGTAAAACGTTTCATCACAAATGGTGACGCTGACCTGCACCTCGTACTAGCCCGTTCGGAAGAAGGAACCAGAGATGGCCGTGGACTTTCCATGTTCATCTATGACAAGCGCGAAGGTGGTGTAGATGTACGCCGTATCGAGAATAAGTTGGGTATCCACGGTTCTCCTACTTGTGAACTTGTTTATAAGAACGCAAAGGCTGAACTTTGCGGTGATCGTAAACTCGGTTTGATCAAGTATGTAATGGCATTGATGAACGGTGCCCGTCTGGGTATCGCTGCACAGTCGGTAGGTTTGTCACAAGCTGCCTATAATGAAGGTCTGGCATATGCAAAGGATCGTAAACAGTTCAATAAAGCTATTATTGAATTCCCGGCTGTATATGACATGCTGGCTATCATGAAAGCTAAGTTGGATGCGGGTCGTGCTTTGTTGTACCAAACTTCTCGCTATGTGGACATTTACAAAGCTTTGGATGATATCTCCCGCGAACGTAAACTGACTCCGGAAGAACGTCAGGAACAAAAGAAGTATTCCAAACTTGCTGATGCCTTTACTCCGCTGGCCAAAGGTATGAATTCCGAATATGCCAACCAGAATGCTTACGACTGTATTCAGATTCACGGTGGTTCCGGTTTTATGTTGGAATACGCCTGTCAACGTATCTACCGAGATGCCCGTATCACCAGCATCTACGAAGGTACAACTCAATTGCAGACTGTAGCTGCCATCCGTTATGTAACAAACGGTTCGTATGCCGCTACTCTCCGCGATTACGAAACAATTCCTTGCAGCGAAGAAATGCAACCGTTGATGGATCGCTTGAAAGAGATGACGAATAAGTTTGAAGCTGCCACCAATGCAACGAAAGAAGCTGCCAACCAAGAACTGTTGGATTTCGTAGCCCGTCGTCTTTACGAAATGGCTGCTGTATGCGTGATGTCTCATCTCCTCATTCAGGATGCTACCAAAGCTCCTGAGTTGTTCGCGAAATCAGCTGTTGTTTATCTGAACTATGCTGAAGCTGAAGTAGAAAAGCACTTCAATTTCATCCGCAAGTTCAAGGCTGAGGAGTTGGAAAGCTATCGCAAGTAATTGACTGACGAATAAGATAAAGAAAGCTGTCTCCACCAAAGAGACAGCTTTCTTAGTTTATACAAGTCAGAGACTTATCTTTCTATAGGTTTCGAATCACATTTCTGTCCTATAAAGAATACATAACCAAAAAACTCTTTATACCGCTGATAGACCAGAATATCCTTCTTCATCAGAGCAACGAACTTCTGTGCCGCTATGCTGTTATCATTCTCTTACAGAAAGTCCCGCATACGGGTTTCCATCTGGGCATAATAGTTGACCACCCAGCAACATTCGGAAACAGCGATATAACCTCCGCCCGGAAATGATTTCTTTAGCCAGAAGGTATTCAGCCGGATAAATTTCGTGACCGATGCCATACAGGTGAGATAGCTTATAGCCGAATCTCTGATAATAATTGGGATCACCCAACAGGAAAGCCGCCCCGTAGCCTGACGCTTCGGCAATGCGGAAACCTTCTTTCATCAAGGCAGAGCCAATACCTGCATTGCGGTATTCCAATAACACAGACAATGGAGCCACCATCAGGGTATCATACTTGCTGCCGTCCGGTTGGGCGACATACGTTTTTGTAAACATGACGTGCCCTATCAGTTGCCCGTCAAGTTCTGCCACTAAAGTATGCAAACGAATAAATAATCAAAAAAATAATGCTGCATGTCTGTGAATCAGTTTTTTTCGTGTACATTTGTCAAAGCTAAAATTAGACAGCTATGATAGAAATTCCTGAATCTACTACCATTAGCCGCCAGGCAACAGACGTATTGAAAGGCAAGATTGTTGCCGATGTAATGAACGCCACCAGTCCGCACCGCTTTGCCTGGTTCAATGGAGACGCAACGAAATATCCGGAACTCTTGATAGGAAAGACCATAGAATCCGTCAATGGTTACGGCTCTTTCATTGACATCTGTTTCAATGAAGATACCCATCTGGCCATCGGTGACGGCACCCATATGAAATATTATACCGCCACAGAGAAATGCCCTACTAAATTTCAGTTACTCATCGCTTTTGAAGATGACACGTATCTCGTCTTTACAGTAGCCATGTATGGTGCCATCTATGCTTTTAAAGGAGAATTTGATAATATCTACTACCGTGGCGGCATAGAAAAAGTTTCCCCGATGGAAGACCGTTTCGACTTTCCTTTCTTTGAAAGCATGATTGCAGGCATCGGAAAAGACATTTCGGTGAAAGCATTGCTGGCTACGGAACAACGCATTCCGGGACTGGGTAACGGTGTATTGCAGGACATTCTGTACAATGCCCGCATCCATCCCAAACGAAAAATCAGCACCTTGTCCGCTGAAGATAAAGAACAGCTTTTCTATGCCGTCAAAGACACGCTGGCGGATATGATTGAGAAAGGAGTGCGTGATACGGAAAAAGACTTCTACGGAATCCCCGGCAAGTACATAACCCGGCTTTCCAAGAATACATATACGAAGCCCTGCCCGCAGTGCGGTTCACGAATCATAAAAGAGGCTTATCTGGGCGGCAGTGTTTACTATTGTCCATGCTGCCAGCAATAAAACAAGCGTACTTTAATACACAATCCAATGAAGCTATTTACTATTCTACTATTATTATCATGCTTCATCTCATGCGGTCTGCGCCCCCAAAAGAGCATAGACGACCGCATCAATGAAGCCATCGAGCTGCAAAAGAACAAGCAACCGGAAAAAGCCATGGCAATCTACTACCAGGTACTTCCAGAGGTGGAAGACCTGAGCAAACGCTCCGTGATATGCTATAATTTAGGAGTAATGTACCTGTGGGACCGCGTATTCGACAAAGCATACGATATGCTTCATCAGGCTTACGTCTGCGACTCGATCCTGAAAGATACCTCCGCCATGAGTAGCCGGCTCAACTGTATGGGAAGTGCCCTGAATCACATGCAGGACTCCTTAAATGGAGAACGGCTGCAAAGAAAAGCCCTGTGCCTGGCACATGCCGTAAACGACTCCGCCATGCTCTACGAACTATACAGCCACTTTGAATATATGCACCAGCGCCTGAGGCAATGGGATTCGGTAGCCCACTACATACAACTTGCCATCCGCTATACCCCCGCAGGCCAGTCTCCATCGAAACAATATGCCGTTCTGGGCGAGGTATACCGCATGAAAGGCGACGCAGACTCCGCCCGTTATTATTATAAGAAAGGAATGGCTTGCCCGGAGATAGACGCACGGCTGCCGGCTTATTTTTATAGCGCCCAGTTGGAATCGCACCTCGACAACCATCAGAAAGCCTACGAACACCTGCTTGCCTACACCATGAGTGCTGATACCATCTACGCCCAACAAAAAACCACCGAGCTGGAAAAACTGGCTTACCAACATGAAGCCGAAATGAAAGTGCGCATA encodes the following:
- a CDS encoding electron transfer flavoprotein subunit beta/FixA family protein, whose translation is MSLKIVVLAKQVPDTRNVGKDAMKADGTINRAALPAIFNPEDLNALEQALRLKDAHPGSTVTILTMGPGRAAEVIREGMFRGADNGYLLTDRAFAGADTLATSYALATAIRKIGEYDIIIGGRQAIDGDTAQVGPQVAEKLGLTQITYAEEILNVEKTTGRVVVKRHIDGGVETVEGPLPIVITVNGSAAPCRPRNAKLVQKYKRALGAQEKAAITKEGATLPYADLYEKYPYLNITEWSVADVNGDLAQCGLSGSPTKVKTIQNISFQAKESRTLTGSDQDVEDLIVELLANHTIG
- a CDS encoding LytR/AlgR family response regulator transcription factor, producing MINCIAIDDEPLALTQLTGYISRVPFLNLVASCQDAFDAMSVLSAQKIDLMFVDINMPDLNGMDFVRSLTEKPLVIFTTAYSEYAVEGFKVDALDYLLKPFGFQDFLKAVDKAYKWWEFRTKGHGTVAPPSAPSELSFNDGTLFVKSDYRVTRINLADIKYIEGMSEYVRIFVEGEAKPIMPLLSMKRLEETLPPSQFMRVHRSYIVNLKKITEVSRLRIVFGETYIPVGENYKDQFTEYINSRMMK
- a CDS encoding endonuclease VIII, coding for MIEIPESTTISRQATDVLKGKIVADVMNATSPHRFAWFNGDATKYPELLIGKTIESVNGYGSFIDICFNEDTHLAIGDGTHMKYYTATEKCPTKFQLLIAFEDDTYLVFTVAMYGAIYAFKGEFDNIYYRGGIEKVSPMEDRFDFPFFESMIAGIGKDISVKALLATEQRIPGLGNGVLQDILYNARIHPKRKISTLSAEDKEQLFYAVKDTLADMIEKGVRDTEKDFYGIPGKYITRLSKNTYTKPCPQCGSRIIKEAYLGGSVYYCPCCQQ
- a CDS encoding sensor histidine kinase translates to MKKVFARATYKRYLPEMMIYIAVWLIVLMVPVVSNFFELLSGKVEVMRWKGVFILWLNVLPFFFLFLLNNRVLAPFLFLKQKVVVYVVVAILLSTFTFWVVDMVSPSRPVMKRQQIEQRMRDRGKEGPGPREHDAPGKPSGPDMPSVRGERPDPRHSDFPRPPFEEMPFFVPLFRGPFLGRMLIALLMFSFNIAVKLFFKSVCDREAMKELEHNNLQTELDYLKYQINPHFFMNTLNNIHALVDIDTEKAKQTIVELSRLMRYVLYESNNRLISLSKELQFLNHYIELMRIRYTDKVRIDVSFPTDTGEVQVPPLLFVSFVENAFKHGVSYQHASFVSVCLQVVGEEIHFVCSNSNYYRSEDQHHGIGLDNIRKRLRLLFGERYKLSIDDTADCFDVQLLVPVS
- a CDS encoding GNAT family N-acetyltransferase, whose translation is MFTKTYVAQPDGSKYDTLMVAPLSVLLEYRNAGIGSALMKEGFRIAEASGYGAAFLLGDPNYYQRFGYKLSHLYGIGHEIYPAEYLLAKEIISGRRLYRCFRMLLGGQLLCPDGNPYAGLSVRE
- a CDS encoding acyl-CoA dehydrogenase family protein; this translates as MANFYTEVPELKFQLNNPMMERICELKERGYEDKDKFDYAPQDYSDAMDSYDKVLEITGEITGEIINPNAEGVDEEGPHCADGRVEYASGTRQNLDAMVKAGLNGMTMPRRFGGLNFPITPYTMCAEIVAAADAGFGNIWSLQDCIETLYEFGNEDQHSRFIPRICAGETMSMDLTEPDAGSDLQSVMLKATFDEKENCWRLNGVKRFITNGDADLHLVLARSEEGTRDGRGLSMFIYDKREGGVDVRRIENKLGIHGSPTCELVYKNAKAELCGDRKLGLIKYVMALMNGARLGIAAQSVGLSQAAYNEGLAYAKDRKQFNKAIIEFPAVYDMLAIMKAKLDAGRALLYQTSRYVDIYKALDDISRERKLTPEERQEQKKYSKLADAFTPLAKGMNSEYANQNAYDCIQIHGGSGFMLEYACQRIYRDARITSIYEGTTQLQTVAAIRYVTNGSYAATLRDYETIPCSEEMQPLMDRLKEMTNKFEAATNATKEAANQELLDFVARRLYEMAAVCVMSHLLIQDATKAPELFAKSAVVYLNYAEAEVEKHFNFIRKFKAEELESYRK
- a CDS encoding electron transfer flavoprotein subunit alpha/FixB family protein — protein: MNNVFVYCELEGTVVAEVSLELLTKGRKLANQLGCQLEAVVAGTNLAGIEKQVLPFGVDRLHIFDAPGLFPYTSLPHSSVLINLFKEEKPQICLMGATVIGRDLGPRVSSALTSGLTADCTSLEIGEHEDKKAGMVYENLLYQIRPAFGGNIVATIVNPEHRPQMATVREGVMKKEILNDKYQGEVINHDVAKYVPTTDYVVKVIDRHVEKAKHNLKGAPIVVAGGYGMGSRENFDMLFELAKELHAEVGGSRAAVDAGFCDHDRQIGQTGVTVRPKLYIACGISGQIQHIAGMQESGIIISVNNDENAPINTIADYVINGTVEEVIPKMIKYYKQNSK
- a CDS encoding aminopeptidase C gives rise to the protein MKKSILIATLGLLSFNVSAQDTPKAEEGFIFTTVKENPITSVKNQNRSSTCWSFSALGFLESELLRMGKGEYDLSEMFVVHHTMMDRGVNYVRYHGDSSFSPGGSFYDIMFCLRNYGLVPQEAMPGIMYGDTLPVHNELDAVAGAYVNAIAKGKLTKLTPVWKKGLCSIYDTYLGKCPESFTYKGKEYTPKTFAESLGINPDDYISLTSFTHHPFYTQMNIEIQDNWRNGLSYNLPLMEFMSVIDNAVNNGYTVAWGSDVSESGFTRDGIAVMPDADRGAELTGSDMARWTGLTAADKRKELTSRPLPEITVTQEMRQTAFDNWETTDDHGMLIYGIAKDQNGKEYYMVKNSWGTNNKYKGIWYASKPFVAYKTINILVHKDAVPKALLKKLGVK